From Hippoglossus stenolepis isolate QCI-W04-F060 chromosome 6, HSTE1.2, whole genome shotgun sequence, a single genomic window includes:
- the pnpla1 gene encoding patatin-like phospholipase domain-containing protein 2 gives MASGVVNCNNGEVPQSVSFSGSGFMATYQLGVAQCFLNYVPWILRTAPYVLGASAGSLVAAAVVCEMSPITIRDEIIHFAKQMKAFTLGPFNPSINVLHWLESILNKYLPPDAHHFASGRLAVAMTRLSDGKHIVMTEFQSKEDVVQALLCSCFVPWYCGILPPSFKGEYYVDGGFSGMQPVLSCSNTLTVSPFSGETDICPSDTPCIWDMVVSGSTLKGNMANSFRVINALYPMALETLDQAYYSGYKDTIDFLKRNGWSKYYEKL, from the exons ATGGCTTCAGGAGTTGTCAATTGCAATAACGGTGAAGTTCCTCAGTCCGTCTCCTTCTCCGGGTCTGGATTCATGGCCACCTACCAGTTAGGGGTGGCCCAGTGTTTCCTGAACTATGTTCCCTGGATTCTGCGCACAGCTCCGTATGTTCTCGGTGCGTCTGCTGGATCTCTGGTGGCAGCTGCTGTGGTCTGTGAGATGAGCCCAA TCACCATTCGGGATGAGATAATACACTTTGCCAAACAGATGAAGGCATTTACACTCGGGCCATTCAACCCCTCAATCAATGTGCTCCACTGGTTGGAGAGTATTTTGAACAAGTACCTTCCCCCTGATGCACACCACTTTGCCAGCGGTCGTCTCGCTGTGGCTATGACCCGTCTGAGTGATGGCAAGCACATAGTGATGACTGAGTTTCAGTCCAAAGAGGATGTAGTACAG GCCCTGCTTTGTAGCTGCTTTGTGCCTTGGTACTGTGGAATTCTGCCCCCATCCTTCAAAGGAGAA TATTATGTAGATGGAGGTTTCAGTGGGATGCAGCCTGTACTGTCCTGCAGCAACACGTTGACAGTGTCCCCGTTCTCCGGAGAGACCGACATCTGCCCCTCGGACACGCCGTGCATTTGGGACATGGTGGTGAGCGGATCCACGCTGAAGGGCAACATGGCCAACAGCTTCAGGGTCATCAACGCTCTTTACCCCATGGCTTTAGAG acgCTGGATCAAGCCTACTACAGTGGCTACAAAGACACCATTGATTTTCTTAAGCGCAATGGTTGGTCAAAATACTATGAAAAATTGTAG
- the etv7 gene encoding transcription factor ETV7 isoform X2 — protein MENVSLSPLDKQENKANTLSPTMHGEQANKSPSVLHSPAHHPQGDLWHLPGRLRINPSLWDKEDVAHWLHWAQREYSLRRSEKGRFEMNGRALCLLTKEDFRRRCPSSGDVLYEILQCVKQQRRGAVCDPQNTPPSLTPENVHSQGQVSCQVPALSVQEPQPPRVNDTKAVPTSPHSKAQCPPPTKSISQEPLNLSSRERSPVHKVNGRIPECRLLWDYVYQLLCDDRYQQYIRWEDRDSLVFRVVDPNGLACLWGNHKNRDNMTYEKMSRALRHYYKLNIIKKERGQKLLFRFLKLPHDIRKKQADPAESPEPSSPLYGNLPYSSPTHETREDHFEISPDRMSPQPPLTDAPVR, from the exons ATGGAGAACGTTTCCCTGTCACCTTTGGACAAG CAAGAAAACAAAGCGAACACTCTGTCACCCACAATGCATGGAGAGCAAGCCAACAAATCTCCCAGTGTGCTTCACTCCCCCGCTCACCATCCTCAGGGGGACCTGTGGCATCTACCTGGACGTCTAC GAATAAACCCGTCTCTGTGGGATAAAGAGGACGTCGCCCACTGGCTCCACTGGGCTCAGAGGGAGTACTCACTGCGACGGTCAGAGAAGGGACGATTCGAGATGAACGGTCGAGCCCTGTGCCTGCTCACCAAGGAGGACTTCAGACGCCGCTGCCCCAGCTCAG GTGATGTTCTGTATGAGATCCTACAGTGTGTGAAACAACAGAGGAGGGGTGCTGTCTGCGATCCGCAAAATACGCCTCCCTCCTTGACCCCGGAAAACGTACACAGCCAGGGCCAAGTCAGCTGCCAGGTCCCCGCACTCAGCGTCCAAGAGCCTCAGCCCCCAAGAGTCAATGACACCAAAG CTGTCCCCACATCTCCCCACAGCAAAGCTCAGTGTCCTCCTCCAACAAAGAGCATCAGCCAGGAGCCTCTCAACCTGTCCAGTCGAGAGAGGAGCCCAGTGCACAAAGTCAACGGCCGCATCCCAG AGTGCAGACTGCTATGGGACTATGTGTATCAGCTACTGTGTGACGACCGTTACCAACAATACATTCGATGGGAAGACAGGGACAGCCTGGTGTTCAGGGTGGTCGACCCAAACGGACTGGCGTGTCTCTGGGGAAACCACAAG AACCGAGACAACATGACCTACGAGAAAATGTCCCGAGCTTTGCGGCACTACTACAAGCTGAACATCATCAAAAAGGAGCGAGGTCAAAAACTCCTCTTCAG GTTTCTGAAACTCCCACACGACATCAGGAAAAAGCAGGCCGACCCCGCCGAGTCCCCGGAACCCAGTTCACCTCTGTACGGGAACCTTCCATACAGCAGTCCCACGCACGAGACCCGTGAAGACCATTTCGAGATTTCCCCTGATCGTATGTCTCCACAGCCTCCTCTAACTGATGCTCCTGTAAGATAG
- the etv7 gene encoding transcription factor ETV7 isoform X1: MENVSLSPLDKQENKANTLSPTMHGEQANKSPSVLHSPAHHPQGDLWHLPGRLRINPSLWDKEDVAHWLHWAQREYSLRRSEKGRFEMNGRALCLLTKEDFRRRCPSSGDVLYEILQCVKQQRRGAVCDPQNTPPSLTPENVHSQGQVSCQVPALSVQEPQPPRVNDTKASLAFTSAASTAVVTAVSQSEPASPLRDRQSIFHNHPAPLTHTTVPTSPHSKAQCPPPTKSISQEPLNLSSRERSPVHKVNGRIPECRLLWDYVYQLLCDDRYQQYIRWEDRDSLVFRVVDPNGLACLWGNHKNRDNMTYEKMSRALRHYYKLNIIKKERGQKLLFRFLKLPHDIRKKQADPAESPEPSSPLYGNLPYSSPTHETREDHFEISPDRMSPQPPLTDAPVR; encoded by the exons ATGGAGAACGTTTCCCTGTCACCTTTGGACAAG CAAGAAAACAAAGCGAACACTCTGTCACCCACAATGCATGGAGAGCAAGCCAACAAATCTCCCAGTGTGCTTCACTCCCCCGCTCACCATCCTCAGGGGGACCTGTGGCATCTACCTGGACGTCTAC GAATAAACCCGTCTCTGTGGGATAAAGAGGACGTCGCCCACTGGCTCCACTGGGCTCAGAGGGAGTACTCACTGCGACGGTCAGAGAAGGGACGATTCGAGATGAACGGTCGAGCCCTGTGCCTGCTCACCAAGGAGGACTTCAGACGCCGCTGCCCCAGCTCAG GTGATGTTCTGTATGAGATCCTACAGTGTGTGAAACAACAGAGGAGGGGTGCTGTCTGCGATCCGCAAAATACGCCTCCCTCCTTGACCCCGGAAAACGTACACAGCCAGGGCCAAGTCAGCTGCCAGGTCCCCGCACTCAGCGTCCAAGAGCCTCAGCCCCCAAGAGTCAATGACACCAAAG ctTCCCTCGCTTTCACCAGCGCAGCGTCGACAGCTGTGGTGACCGctgtgagccaatcagagcccgCGTCACCTCTCAGAGATCGTCAGTCGATCTTTCACAATCACCCTGCTCCACTCACACATACTA CTGTCCCCACATCTCCCCACAGCAAAGCTCAGTGTCCTCCTCCAACAAAGAGCATCAGCCAGGAGCCTCTCAACCTGTCCAGTCGAGAGAGGAGCCCAGTGCACAAAGTCAACGGCCGCATCCCAG AGTGCAGACTGCTATGGGACTATGTGTATCAGCTACTGTGTGACGACCGTTACCAACAATACATTCGATGGGAAGACAGGGACAGCCTGGTGTTCAGGGTGGTCGACCCAAACGGACTGGCGTGTCTCTGGGGAAACCACAAG AACCGAGACAACATGACCTACGAGAAAATGTCCCGAGCTTTGCGGCACTACTACAAGCTGAACATCATCAAAAAGGAGCGAGGTCAAAAACTCCTCTTCAG GTTTCTGAAACTCCCACACGACATCAGGAAAAAGCAGGCCGACCCCGCCGAGTCCCCGGAACCCAGTTCACCTCTGTACGGGAACCTTCCATACAGCAGTCCCACGCACGAGACCCGTGAAGACCATTTCGAGATTTCCCCTGATCGTATGTCTCCACAGCCTCCTCTAACTGATGCTCCTGTAAGATAG
- the zgc:194242 gene encoding uncharacterized methyltransferase YdaC, producing MWPEKVGQQLRRPTRSVAGWLVSKFFKVYNQFLEENAVQLCGIQPADTVLEVGHGPGLGLQSAAKLLTEPTGRLIGVDYSEYMHKMAGERLKELVASGKVTLHHCSVEAMPLADSTVDKVFHCNCYYFWPDLRKGATEIHRVMKPGGLMVTTLKLSAVSQVVGKQMIPAENWHPDTYMAALRDSGFTDVRMEDKPYKNITFQAIFATAMK from the exons ATGTGGCCTGAAAAAGTGGGACAACAGCTGCGTCGCCCAACCCGATCGGTAGCAGGGTGGCTGGTCAGTAAGTTCTTTAAAGTGTACAACCAATTCCTTGAGGAGAACGCCGTGCAGCTGTGTGGGATCCAACCTGCGGACACCGTGCTGGAAGTGGGCCATGGCCCAGGTCTGGGTCTGCAGTCAGCAGCAAAACTGCTAACAGAGCCCACAGGCCGTCTTATTGGGGTGGATTACTCCGAGTACATGCATAAG ATGGCAGGTGAGCGACTGAAGGAACTTGTGGCGAGTGGGAAAGTGACACTGCACCACTGTAGTGTAGAAGCAATGCCTCTCGCAGACAGCACAGTGGATAAAGTATTTCACTGTAACTGCTATTACTTTTGGCCTGACCTCAGGAAGGGAGCCACTGAGATACATCGGGTAATGAAACCAG GGGGCCTGATGGTGACCACGCTGAAGCTGTCCGCTGTGTCGCAGGTGGTAGGAAAGCAGATGATTCCCGCTGAGAACTGGCACCCGGATACTTACATGGCGGCTCTGAGAGACTCTGGCTTCACTGATGTCAGGATGGAAGACAAACCGTACAAAAACATCACTTTTCAGGCCATCTTCGCCACGGCCATGAAGTGA
- the ube2t gene encoding ubiquitin-conjugating enzyme E2 T: MQKTSRLKRELQMLSTEPPPGITCWQTEERMDDLRAQIVGGTETPYEGGLFSLEIKVPDRYPFEPPKIRFLTPIYHPNIDNSGRICHDALKLPPKGAWRPSLNISTVLSSIQLLMAEPNPDDPLMADISSEFKYNKQLFMETARKWTKEHAVQKNTEVQEGNKENTPDQKISSRKRHPLGAQQEGEESAKKTCS, encoded by the exons ATGCAGAAGACGTCCCGTTTGAAGCGTGAACTTCAGATGCTGAGCACTGAGCCACCTCCCGGAATAACATGCTGGCAGACGGAGGAGCGGATGGACGACCTCCGGGCAC AGATAGTTGGTGGAACAGAAACTCCTTATGAAGGTGGACTCTTCTCTTTGGAGATCAAGGTCCCAGATAG GTACCCATTTGAGCCTCCCAAAATACGCTTCCTGACCCCCATCTACCATCCAAATATTGACAATTCCGGACGTATCTGCCACGATGCTCTCAAACTCCCGCCAAAG gGTGCCTGGAGGCCGTCTTTAAACATCTCCACAGTCCTCTCCTCCATTCAGCTGCTCATGGCTGAGCCCAATCCAGATGACCCGCTCATGGCCGATATA TCATCAGAGTTCAAATacaacaaacagctgttcaTGGAGACGGCCAGGAAGTGGACAAAGGAACATGCCGTTCAGAAAAACACG gAAGTTcaggagggaaacaaagaaaatactCCAGATCAGAAAATTTCATCCCGCAAAAGACATCCACTCGGTGCAcaacaggagggagaggagtcaGCAAAGAAAACCTGTAGTTAG